The following coding sequences are from one Rutidosis leptorrhynchoides isolate AG116_Rl617_1_P2 chromosome 11, CSIRO_AGI_Rlap_v1, whole genome shotgun sequence window:
- the LOC139876644 gene encoding 1-acyl-sn-glycerol-3-phosphate acyltransferase 2-like → MAIAAALVIVPIGVLFFFSGLIVNLIQAIIYVTVRPFSKSVFRRINRMVAELLWLELVWIVDWWAGIKVNLYTDPETLKMMGKEHALVIANHKSDIDWLIGWVFAQRSGCLGSCLAVMKKSSKFLPVIGWSMWFSEYLFLERSWAKDESTLKSGLQRLKDYPQPFWLALFVEGTRFTKAKLLAAQEYASSMGLPVPRNVLIPRTKGFVTSVSEMRSFAPAIIDMTVAIPRNSTPPTMLRLFKGQSSVIDVRVKRHLMKDLPESDEAAAQWCKDIFVAKDALLDKHKVDDAFADSELVDIGRPLKSLVVVVSWSCLLVFGIFKFLQWSNLLSSWKGLTFTAFGLAIVTILMQILIQFSQAERSTPARVVPTADANGAAHEKKH, encoded by the exons ATGGCTATCGCAGCAGCACTTGTAATCGTTCCAATTGGTGTTCTATTCTTCTTTTCCGGTCTCATCGTTAATCTCATTCAG GCGATTATATATGTAACTGTACGGCCGTTTTCAAAGagtgtatttagaaggattaatAGAATGGTTGCTGAACTGTTATGGCTTGAACTTGTCTGGATCGTTGATTGGTGGGCTGGAATTaag GTTAATCTGTACACCGATCCCGAGACTCTAAAAATGATGG GTAAAGAACATGCTCTTGTCATTGCTAACCATAAAAGTGACATTGATTGGCTGATTGGATGGGTGTTTGCTCAG AGATCGGGGTGTCTTGGTAGTTGTCTTGCTGTCATGAAGAAATCTTCAAAATTTCTTCCT GTCATTGGTTGGTCCATGTGGTTCTCTGAGTATCTATTTCTTGAAAGAAGTTGGGCTAAAGATGAAAGTACCTTAAAG TCAGGTCTTCAACGCCTAAAAGACTACCCACAGCCCTTTTGGTTAGCCCTTTTTGTTGAGGGGACTCGATTTACTAAAGCAAAGCTTTTAGCAGCTCAAGAATATGCATCTTCAATGGGTTTACCTGTTCCTAGAAATGTTCTAATTCCACGAACAAAG GGATTTGTGACTTCAGTGAGTGAAATGAGATCTTTTGCTCCTGCAATTATCGATATGACAGTTGCTATTCCCAGAAATTCAACTCCACCAACAATGTTGAGGCTCTTTAAAGGGCAATCTTCTGTG ATTGATGTCAGAGTTAAACGCCATTTAATGAAGGATTTAccagaatcagatgaagccgctgcACAATGGTGTAAAGATATTTTTGTTGCCAAG GATGCTTTATTAGACAAACATAAAGTAGATGACGCCTTTGCTGATTCTGAACTCGTTGACATTGGTCGACCATTAAAGTCTCTTGTG GTGGTTGTTTCTTGGTCATGTCTTCTTGTATTCGGGATCTTTAAGTTCTTGCAATGGTCAAATCTACTATCTTCATGGAAGGGTCTAACGTTTACCGCATTTGGGTTAGCAATCGTTaccattttaatgcagattttgaTTCAATTTTCTCAAGCAGAACGTTCGACACCCGCAAGAGTGGTCCCCACAGCAGATGCCAATGGTGCGGCACACGAGAAAAAACACTGA